From the Lathyrus oleraceus cultivar Zhongwan6 chromosome 4, CAAS_Psat_ZW6_1.0, whole genome shotgun sequence genome, one window contains:
- the LOC127076562 gene encoding uncharacterized protein LOC127076562, with protein sequence MLAVEADDWWLETHERLTVAGEDITWDVFRREFLRKYYPEDVRGKKEIEFLELKQGNMSVTDYAAKFVELSKFYPHYTGAGAEFSKCIKFENGLRSEIKKAVGYQKIRIFTELVDSCRIFEEDNNAHYKIVSDRRGKQHQNRGKPYDVPAGKGRQRAAPAQRASGGGAPTGIVCFKCGQAGHKSNVCTAEVKRCFRCGKIGHAVADCKHKEVICFNCGEEGHIGSQCQKPKKGNQSGGKVFALSGSETSADDRLIRGTCYINGFPLVAIIDTGATHSFISLDCAVKLKLEISEMFGSMVIDTPAKGSVTTTSVCLNCPLSIFGRDFGMDLVCLPLVQIDVILGMNWLVFNRVSINCFDKTVIFPESEEGKSLFLSARQVDEEVADGAELFMLLATLEAKDKLMICDLAVVCDFPDVFPEEVNELPPEREVEFSIDLVPGTRPISMAPYRMSAVELTELKSQLEDLLDKKFIRPSVSPWGAPVLLVKKKEGTMRLCVDYRQLNKVTIKNRYPLPRIDDLMDQLVGASVFSKIDLRSGYHQIRVKTEDIQKTAFRTRYGHYEYSVMPFGVTNAPGAFMEYMNRIFHPYLDKFVVVFIDDILVYSKSEEEHAEHLRVVLEVLREKKLFAKLSKCEF encoded by the coding sequence atgctagcagtcgaagctgatgactggtggctagagactcacgagaggttgaccgtggcaggtgaagacattacttgggatgtattccgtagggaatttctgagaaagtattatccggaagatgtccgtggtaagaaggaaattgagttccttgagctgaagcaaggaaacatgtctgtcacggattatgctgcgaaatttgtggagctgtccaaattttatcctcattacactggtgctggtgctgaattttcaaagtgcatcaagtttgaaaatggactgcgctctgaaattaagaaggctgttgggtatcaaaagatacgcatttttactgaattggttgatagctgcaggatatttgaggaagacaataatgctcattacaagattgtcagtgaccgcagaggcaagcaacatcaaaaccgtggcaagccgtatgatgttccagctggaaaagggagacaaagagctgctccggctcagagagctagtgggggaggtgctcctactggtatagtttgcttcaagtgtggtcaggctggtcataagagtaatgtatgcactgctgaagtaaagaggtgttttcgctgtggtaagattggccatgcagtagctgattgcaagcacaaagaagtgatttgttttaattgtggcgaagaagggcatattggaagtcagtgtcagaagccgaagaaagggaatcagtcaggaggcaaggtctttgctttatcgggttccgagacttctgcagatgatcgtttgatccgaggtacgtgttatattaatggctttcctcttgtagctattattgacacaggtgctactcattcctttatatctttggattgtgctgtgaaacttaagttagagatatctgagatgtttggtagtatggtaattgatactcctgcgaagggttcagtgactactacttcggtttgtttaaattgtcctttgagtatttttggtagggactttggaatggacctagtgtgtcttccactagtgcagattgatgttattctgggtatgaactggttggtgtttaaccgagtttctatcaattgttttgataagactgtgatatttcctgagagtgaggaaggaaagagtttgtttctatcagcgagacaagtggatgaggaagtagctgatggggcagagttgtttatgctgttagcgactttggaggctaaagataaactgatgatttgcgacctagctgtggtgtgtgattttcctgatgtgtttccggaagaagtgaatgaattgccgccagagcgtgaagtggagttctctattgacttggtacctggtactaggccgatatcgatggctccgtaccgtatgtctgctgttgagttaactgaattgaagagtcagttggaagatctattggataagaaatttattcgtccgagtgtgtcaccgtggggtgcaccagtgctattggttaagaagaaagaaggtactatgaggttgtgtgtggactacaggcaactgaataaagtgacgatcaagaatcggtatcctttgccgaggatcgatgatttgatggatcagttggttggtgcaagtgtgttcagtaaaatagatttgagatctgggtatcatcagatccgtgtgaaaacagaggatattcagaagactgctttcagaacaaggtatggacattatgagtattctgtaatgccttttggtgtgactaatgcacctggagcatttatggagtatatgaataggattttccatccgtacctagacaagtttgttgtggtgtttattgatgatattttggtgtattcgaaatctgaagaagagcatgctgaacatttgagagtggttttagaagtcctacgagaaaagaagttatttgctaaattgtccaagtgcgaattt